A genomic segment from Lutzomyia longipalpis isolate SR_M1_2022 chromosome 3, ASM2433408v1 encodes:
- the LOC129792272 gene encoding uncharacterized protein LOC129792272 → MRCFRAVRILLVLLLPLVQGQQAPHSPYSLQPAVDALHHREAQLAFRDYLDVPRVDEDSVFWAEGENGVSPPYRGSRRELNKLLANYLAREEEEEQEQRLPMARIDQPYLDEDLPYDLAAKKRSIFREREDEVPYQSVFREREMDSYSDPAFAQDFLEEIERENNAEREEKYREALRRLWEKYQQQENDIERTLFEERGTGRAYSPRKTANFPAMYSAAIPDKRRTFPALPWLPASRKKRFPVTKRSPTPEAINVSGTDEKVAKDLRGIFGEGDGEVKAKRSSDTKEHSHDHADHADHAHHEEHEEHHDNHHDHDEEEDDDRKKKRAAEEKKKTNLEVVKDDQIIPGDLIDETRKKSIQWSKYFGIDRKKKSGYLNEKYRSMMKKSEEEYPLQHFRHHDGEEREKKQVSEEKLENMDQKLKNIEDLIIDETIKYTGAHEGISDPEDIQRLKDHVISRLATAYSLEKMRKALERLKDSVETERHLMQNEIEPSAKNLDKDKRVAVKKEKVEFDNKDHKIESATEKVTPEEPDNGLEKEDVDKKKKKRTNIHHFDRYPVPDVGNDIGEFEEELGAGHFDPVGETFGISGGQSFTQCPLLDAIERRCRGVDLLSGDLQQELLPVCEIHQLCYICGTSITACDFQYLAEADSVCGSSSECQSAARSALMILRGSPGPQLGPRECARNPCLSTALREIRY, encoded by the exons ATGAGATGTTTTAGGGCAGTCCGGATACTTTTGGTGCTTCTTCTACCCTTGGTACAAGGTCAGCAGGCACCACACTCCCCCTATTCCCTACAGCCGGCTGTGGATGCACTCCACCACCGGGAGGCACAATTGGCCTTTAGGGACTACCTGGATGTACCACGAGTGGATGAAGATTCTGTATTTTGGGCTGAAG GGGAGAATGGGGTTTCCCCACCCTACCGTGGAAGTCGGCGTGAATTGAACAAATTACTGGCGAATTACTTGGCACGTGAGGAGGAAGAGGAGCAGGAACAGAGACTCCCCATGGCAAGAATCGATCAACCGTATCTCGATGAGGACCTCCCGTATGATTTGGCAGCTAAGAAACGTTCAATTTTCCGTGAGAGGGAAGATG AAGTTCCATATCAATCTGTATTCAGGGAGCGTGAGATGGATTCCTATAGTGATCCAGCTTTTGCACAGGATTTCCTCGAAGAGATCGAACGGGAGAATAATGCTGAACGCGAGGAGAAGTACAGAGAAGCTCTGCGGAGACTCTGGGAGAAGTATCAGCAGCAAGAGAATGACATTGAGAGGACACTATTTGAGGAACGTGGCACCGGAAGAGCGTACAGTCCACGAAAAACAGCCAATTTCCCAGCAATGTATTCTGCTGCAATCCCCGACAAACGACGTACCTTCCCGGCTCTCCCATGGCTTCCGGCATCGCGAAAGAAGCGCTTCCCGGTGACCAAGAGATCCCCAACACCAGAAGCAATAAATGTATCAGGAACTGATGAGAAGGTTGCGAAGGATTTACGAGGAATTTTCGGGGAGGGTGATGGTGAGGTGAAGGCAAAGCGCTCAAGTGATACGAAGGAACATTCCCATGATCATGCGGATCACGCGGATCATGCGCATCATGAGGAGCACGAGGAGCATCATGACAATCATCATGATcacgatgaagaagaagacgaTGATAGGAAAAAGAAACGCGCTgcggaggagaagaagaaaaccaaTTTGGAGGTCGTTAAGGATGATCAAATAATTCCGGGGGATTTAATTGATGAGACTCGAAAGAAGTCAATCCAATGGTCAAAGTATTTTGGGATTGATCGTAAGAAGAAGTCTGGGtatctaaatgaaaaataccGAAGTATGATGAAGAAATCCGAAGAGGAATATCCCCTTCAGCACTTCCGCCATCACGATGGGGAGGAGCGTGAAAAGAAGCAAGTTAGTGAGGAAAAATTGGAGAATATGGaccaaaaattgaagaatatcGAAGATCTTATTATTGATGAGACAATTAAGTATACCGGAGCTCATGAGGGAATTTCCGATCCTGAAGACATTCAGAGATTGAAGGATCACGTAATCTCGAGACTCGCAACGGCGTACAGCCTGGAAAAGATGCGAAAAGCCCTCGAGAGACTAAAGGATTCCGTTGAGACTGAGCGTCATCTCATGCAGAATGAAATTGAACCATCTGCTAAGAATCTGGACAAGGACAAAAGGGTGGCTGTTAAGAAGGAAAAGGTGGAGTTTGACAATAAgga TCACAAAATTGAATCAGCAACTGAAAAAGTCACCCCAGAAGAGCCCGATAATGGTCTAGAGAAGGAAGATGTggataagaagaagaaaaagcgcACGAATATTCATCACTTTGACCGCTACCCAGTCCCAGATGTTGGCAATGATATTGGAGAATTTGAGGAAGAACTCGGAGCTGGACATTTTGATCCAGTTGGTGAAACATTTGGTATAAGCGGAGGACAATCCTTTACTCAATGCCCCCTCTTGGATGCCATTGAGCGTCGCTGCCGTGGCGTAGATCTCCTAAGTGGGGATCTTCAGCAGGAACTTTTACCTGTTTGTGAAATACATCAACTCTGCTATATTTgc GGAACTTCAATAACAGCTTGCGACTTCCAGTACTTGGCTGAAGCGGATTCTGTGTGTGGCTCAAGCTCTGAATGCCAATCCGCAGCTCGGTCTGCACTGATGATTCTCCGTGGGAGTCCAGGACCTCAGCTAGGACCACGTGAATGTGCCCGGAATCCCTGCTTGAGCACAGCTCTCCGTGAGATCCGCTACTAA
- the LOC129792274 gene encoding phospholipid scramblase 4 gives MLQGDGVRNLESTNYISQQTRAEPILYREDQGIITAQPKPPQINPHGLSISTVQVGESTIGSPVIPFIHRHGIDTLRGQPSVHIQQTFELIGNPVSSENRYTVRAGSGEAIFYASETSSKNNRLFWGSSRPFSMHLTDKTNRESLTLHRKWGVIPFCGTCIIGNSVEVWTPPGDLLGYVEEGYSLTTCDFVILNSHKEIIYHIAGPRSFTGYLPKEVGFRVLSPDYLTQVGTISRTWNADVSMYSLNIYFTDQDLDVKNKSLFIGAAFLAEYMYFQTRGCCCCS, from the exons ATGCTGCAAGGTGATGGAGTAAGGAACCTCGAGAGTACCAACTACATTTCTCAACAGACTCGAGCAGAGCCCATTT tgtatcGAGAGGATCAGGGAATTATTACCGCGCAACCAAAACCTCCTCAAA TAAACCCCCATGGATTATCAATTTCAACGGTTCAGGTGGGTGAAAGTACCATCGGGAGTCCAGTAATTCCATTCATCCATCGACATGGGATTGATACGCTCCGTGGGCAGCCTTCAGTACACATCCAGCAAACATTTGAACTCATTGGCA ATCCTGTGTCCTCTGAGAATCGCTACACTGTTCGTGCTGGATCTGGAGAAGCCATATTCTATGCCTCGGAGACTTCTTCGAAGAACAATCGTCTCTTTTGGGGCTCATCGCGACCATTTTCGATGCATCTAACGGACAAAACAAATCGGGAATCCCTAACATTGCACCGGAAGTGGGGCGTTATACCATTCTGTGGCACCTGCATCATTGGGAATAGTGTGGAAGTTTGGACACCACCTGGAGATCTTCTTGGCTACGTGGAGGAAGGATATTCCCTGACAACGTGCGACTTTGTCATTCTCAACAGTCACAAAGAGATTATTTATCACATTGCTGGCCCGAGATCCTTCACGGGTTACCTGCCCAAAGAGGTGGGCTTTAGAGTCCTCAGCCCAGACTACTTGACGCAAGTTGGGACAATTTCAAGGACCTGGAATGCCGATGTCTCCATGTACTCCCTCAATATCTATTTTACAGATCAGGATTTGGATGTTAAGAATAAATCCCTTTTCATTGGAGCTGCATTTCTTGct GAATACATGTACTTCCAGACTAGaggttgctgctgctgctcctaa